The following are encoded together in the Phormidium ambiguum IAM M-71 genome:
- a CDS encoding rubrerythrin family protein yields MDLSQSNTAKNLEAAFGGESMANRKYLFFAEVTRKLGMSELSKLFKETANQETEHAFAHFRLLHPELVVDDPATLSEEQKKAIAARCLELAIEGETYEYTTMYPGFAAEANADKDSDAVAEFTAQTEESKEHATMFRTAAKNFGLLTHIEQHHAQQYTEALGALDGKAAFPRSASEDPAMQKWICRQCSMIYDPEAGDPDSGIAPGTPFAEIPEDWYCPICGAKKSMFVVFQEVVAA; encoded by the coding sequence ATGGATCTTTCACAATCGAACACTGCTAAAAATTTAGAAGCTGCTTTTGGTGGCGAGTCAATGGCGAATCGCAAGTATTTGTTCTTTGCGGAAGTGACTCGAAAACTGGGGATGAGTGAACTTTCAAAATTATTCAAAGAAACAGCGAATCAAGAGACAGAACACGCTTTTGCACATTTTCGCTTGTTACATCCTGAGTTAGTTGTGGACGATCCGGCTACACTGAGTGAGGAGCAAAAAAAAGCGATCGCTGCTCGTTGTTTGGAACTGGCGATCGAAGGAGAAACTTACGAATACACTACCATGTATCCCGGCTTTGCGGCAGAAGCAAATGCCGATAAAGATAGTGATGCAGTTGCCGAGTTCACCGCACAGACAGAAGAATCCAAAGAACACGCTACCATGTTCCGCACAGCAGCCAAAAATTTTGGTTTGTTAACGCACATTGAGCAACACCACGCCCAACAATACACCGAAGCGTTGGGTGCTTTGGATGGTAAAGCTGCTTTCCCCAGATCTGCAAGCGAAGATCCGGCTATGCAAAAATGGATTTGTCGCCAATGTTCCATGATTTACGATCCTGAAGCAGGCGATCCTGATTCAGGGATTGCTCCCGGAACACCTTTTGCTGAGATTCCAGAAGATTGGTATTGTCCAATTTGTGGCGCGAAAAAGAGTATGTTTGTAGTGTTTCAAGAAGTAGTTGCTGCTTAG
- a CDS encoding YcjF family protein: MTEPHNPDLPSDDSPQLNQTTDNLTKESVKESWQSRIAEVWNNTSTNLNEFKKLLSVEQGAQKIVELFSVSESQVAEILATVQAELPTTEALLIGKPQAGKSSIVRGLTGVSAEIVGQGFRPHTQNTQRYVYPSNDLPLLIFTDTVGLGDVNQNTQAIIDELVGDLQKTNRAKILILTVKTNDFATDTLREIAEGLRKKYPDIPCLLAVTCLHEVYPQGTDNHPSYPPDFEEVNRTFTALKNAFSGLYDRAIQIDFTLEEDGYTPVFYGLEALRDALADLLPEAEANAIYQLLDREETGRKLGNIYRDVGRRYILAFSIMAATLAAVPLPFATMPVLTALQVSMISLLGNLYGQTITPSQAGGIVSAIAGGFLAQAIGRELVKFIPLFGSVIAASWAAAYTWALGEAACVYFGDLIGGKKPDPQKIQNVMKESFKAAKERFKGIN; encoded by the coding sequence ATGACAGAACCACATAATCCTGATTTACCTTCAGATGATTCTCCCCAGTTGAATCAAACTACAGATAATCTTACAAAAGAGTCAGTGAAAGAATCTTGGCAAAGTCGCATTGCTGAGGTTTGGAACAACACTAGCACTAACTTAAATGAATTTAAAAAGTTATTATCTGTTGAACAAGGGGCACAAAAAATTGTCGAATTGTTTAGTGTTAGCGAGTCTCAAGTAGCAGAAATTTTAGCAACTGTTCAAGCGGAATTACCTACAACTGAAGCGTTGTTAATTGGGAAACCACAAGCGGGAAAAAGTTCGATCGTGCGTGGACTAACAGGTGTTTCTGCGGAAATTGTTGGTCAAGGTTTTCGCCCTCACACTCAAAACACGCAACGTTATGTTTATCCTTCTAATGATTTACCTTTACTGATTTTTACTGATACGGTAGGTTTGGGAGATGTTAATCAAAATACCCAAGCAATTATTGATGAATTAGTTGGAGATTTACAAAAAACAAATCGGGCGAAAATATTAATTCTTACAGTTAAAACTAATGATTTTGCAACTGATACTTTACGAGAAATAGCGGAAGGATTGCGGAAAAAATATCCCGATATTCCCTGTCTGTTAGCGGTAACTTGTTTGCATGAAGTTTATCCTCAAGGTACAGACAATCATCCAAGTTATCCTCCTGATTTTGAGGAAGTTAATCGCACGTTTACGGCTTTAAAAAATGCTTTTTCGGGATTGTACGATCGCGCAATCCAAATCGACTTTACCCTCGAAGAAGATGGTTACACTCCCGTATTTTACGGTTTAGAAGCGTTAAGAGATGCCTTAGCAGATTTACTCCCAGAAGCAGAAGCTAACGCGATTTATCAATTATTAGATCGAGAAGAAACAGGCAGAAAACTGGGTAATATTTACCGAGATGTGGGGCGGCGTTATATTTTGGCTTTCTCCATTATGGCTGCTACTTTAGCCGCCGTACCTTTGCCTTTTGCTACCATGCCTGTATTAACTGCTTTGCAAGTTTCCATGATAAGTTTGTTAGGAAATTTGTATGGACAAACTATCACGCCATCGCAAGCAGGTGGGATAGTAAGCGCGATCGCAGGTGGATTTTTAGCCCAAGCGATCGGAAGAGAATTAGTGAAATTTATTCCCCTTTTTGGTAGCGTCATTGCTGCATCTTGGGCAGCTGCTTATACTTGGGCTTTAGGTGAAGCTGCTTGTGTTTATTTTGGGGATTTAATCGGTGGGAAAAAACCCGATCCTCAAAAAATTCAAAATGTTATGAAAGAGTCTTTTAAGGCAGCAAAAGAACGATTTAAAGGGATTAATTGA
- a CDS encoding Spx/MgsR family RNA polymerase-binding regulatory protein → MTIQVYGIPNCGTCKKALQWLSDNNIKYDFINTKENPPSREMIQSWVERLGSKPMRNTSGQSYRALGEVKQTWTDEQWIDAFAKDAMLLKRPLFVKNGTAVLVGFREKPEIIKQKLG, encoded by the coding sequence ATGACGATTCAAGTTTACGGCATTCCTAACTGCGGCACCTGTAAAAAAGCACTGCAATGGCTGTCTGATAATAATATTAAATATGACTTCATTAATACTAAAGAAAACCCTCCATCTCGTGAAATGATTCAAAGTTGGGTAGAAAGGCTGGGTTCTAAACCAATGCGAAACACTTCAGGACAATCTTACCGCGCCTTGGGGGAAGTCAAACAAACTTGGACAGACGAACAATGGATTGATGCTTTTGCCAAAGATGCAATGTTACTTAAACGACCATTGTTTGTTAAAAATGGCACAGCAGTATTAGTTGGTTTTAGGGAAAAACCGGAGATTATTAAACAAAAGTTGGGATAA
- a CDS encoding glycoside hydrolase family 1 protein yields the protein MATSLNTPTKNQKDAAFLWGVATSGYQSEGGYNGFSQPQNNWTFWEKQGKVMPTKDATEFWHRYEEDFKTCQKLGLNSFRLGLEWARIQPSTSPETAPAPAFDTEALDAYTAIIAACYQQKLEPVVTLHHFTHPAWLGLDAWLSTDTIDCFVEYVRVTITYINRRLVDCYQLPPINWYITINEPNILLSNTYLSSQFPAGSAMGIGAMMKGYNHILAAHVRAYNVIHDIYADEGWLTPQVTLNTYCSDLYWSEKVIWDLLNHQNVGIKTQELPDYIVNNAKHLDRSLSQAKLPFRHNLPYFLGKLVHQISNKLGYRIFDPKNLDIYLQELAKSARSQIFDYLAIDYYDPFLAHIFRLPDFSDFEFETKDFRGWLMSGITSKWWDWRSLPEGLHFFCKYYTETLGYPIMIAENGMALRRKPDNSLSSYRRDQIKRSDFLKAHIQQIKRLLNENVPVIGYMHWSLTDNYEWGSYTPRFGLFSIDFAKNSDRIIADHLGDRPSETYAQLIQEIGSPTISLKN from the coding sequence ATGGCAACTTCTCTAAATACTCCTACAAAAAATCAAAAAGATGCAGCTTTCCTCTGGGGAGTTGCCACATCAGGTTATCAAAGTGAAGGCGGTTACAATGGTTTTTCCCAACCCCAAAATAATTGGACATTTTGGGAAAAGCAAGGTAAAGTCATGCCAACAAAAGATGCCACAGAATTTTGGCATCGCTATGAAGAAGACTTTAAAACCTGCCAAAAGTTAGGTTTAAATTCCTTTCGTTTAGGCTTAGAATGGGCAAGAATTCAACCTTCAACTAGTCCTGAAACTGCCCCTGCGCCTGCCTTTGACACCGAAGCTTTAGATGCTTATACAGCAATAATTGCTGCTTGTTATCAACAAAAATTAGAACCAGTTGTTACCTTACATCATTTCACCCATCCAGCGTGGTTAGGTTTAGATGCTTGGTTATCAACAGATACAATAGATTGTTTTGTCGAATATGTCCGAGTAACAATTACTTACATAAATCGTCGCTTAGTCGATTGCTATCAACTACCGCCAATTAACTGGTATATTACCATAAATGAACCGAACATTTTACTTTCTAATACCTATTTAAGCAGTCAATTTCCCGCAGGTTCCGCTATGGGAATAGGGGCAATGATGAAAGGTTACAATCACATTTTAGCGGCTCATGTGCGGGCTTATAATGTGATTCATGACATTTATGCTGATGAAGGTTGGTTAACTCCCCAAGTTACTCTTAATACTTATTGTAGCGATTTGTATTGGTCGGAAAAGGTAATTTGGGATTTACTGAATCATCAAAATGTAGGAATTAAAACTCAAGAATTACCAGATTACATTGTTAATAATGCCAAACATTTGGATCGGTCTTTAAGTCAGGCAAAGTTGCCTTTTCGTCACAACTTACCTTATTTTCTAGGCAAATTAGTGCATCAAATATCCAATAAATTAGGATATCGGATTTTCGATCCAAAAAATTTGGATATTTATCTGCAAGAGTTGGCAAAATCTGCGCGATCGCAAATCTTCGACTACCTAGCTATTGACTATTACGATCCCTTTCTCGCGCACATTTTTCGACTACCAGATTTCTCTGATTTTGAATTTGAAACCAAAGATTTTCGCGGTTGGTTAATGAGTGGAATTACTAGTAAATGGTGGGATTGGCGATCGCTACCTGAAGGATTACACTTTTTCTGCAAGTATTATACCGAAACATTAGGTTATCCAATTATGATTGCCGAAAATGGCATGGCATTACGTCGCAAACCTGATAATAGTCTTTCTAGTTATCGGCGCGATCAAATTAAACGCAGTGATTTTCTGAAAGCACACATTCAACAAATCAAAAGATTATTAAATGAAAATGTGCCTGTAATTGGTTATATGCACTGGTCATTAACTGATAATTATGAATGGGGTTCTTATACACCTCGGTTTGGACTTTTCAGTATTGATTTTGCGAAAAATAGCGATCGCATAATTGCAGACCATTTAGGCGATCGACCTTCGGAAACTTACGCACAATTAATTCAAGAAATTGGTTCCCCTACCATTTCCTTAAAAAACTGA
- a CDS encoding MGDG synthase family glycosyltransferase: protein MRVMILYASLGMGHISAANALSQAFSCFRDIEVLSEDALAYASSVYRNAVIQAYKNSSEKVPQLYKALYEGSDISDLERSLDSNLAWAKLELPFFRRLGRLIRETAPDAIVCVQQIPSRLLQLLEPEDQVSKPQYVVVTDLIAHSTWLNYGVDGYFLPNDLSANILKQRGVNPALLHITGIPVKLEITKPKSSGEMRSRHHLPKDLSVVTLFGGGLNSRRVYAIVSSLLETLNSAMIVVVAGRNEDLLDTLSDLTDSPHVRLRKLGTIDYVDDLIVASDLIITKAGGLITSEILARGTPTIIVDPLPGQEEQNADVIAAAGAGVQLRLLEMVAPAVKYLLNHPDRLNQMRQSALEIGQPKAALNIAERILSDWRSRTKMLQPSNS from the coding sequence ATGCGTGTAATGATTTTATATGCTTCGCTAGGAATGGGGCATATTAGTGCTGCCAATGCGTTAAGTCAAGCTTTTTCTTGCTTTCGTGATATAGAAGTACTGAGTGAAGACGCTTTGGCTTACGCTAGTTCAGTGTATCGCAATGCTGTTATTCAAGCATACAAAAATTCTAGCGAAAAAGTACCACAACTTTACAAAGCTCTATATGAAGGAAGTGATATTTCTGATTTAGAAAGGTCTTTAGATAGTAATTTAGCTTGGGCGAAATTAGAGCTTCCTTTTTTTAGGCGTTTGGGAAGATTAATTAGGGAAACTGCGCCAGATGCGATCGTCTGCGTGCAACAAATTCCTAGCCGATTGTTACAATTATTAGAACCAGAAGACCAAGTAAGTAAACCACAATATGTCGTTGTAACTGATTTAATCGCTCATAGTACCTGGTTAAATTATGGGGTAGATGGTTATTTTTTACCGAACGATTTGAGCGCTAATATTCTGAAACAACGCGGTGTAAATCCGGCACTTCTTCATATTACCGGAATTCCGGTTAAACTAGAGATTACTAAGCCAAAATCGTCAGGAGAAATGCGATCGCGCCATCATTTACCCAAAGATTTATCAGTAGTTACCTTATTTGGCGGCGGATTGAATAGTCGGAGAGTTTATGCGATCGTTTCCTCTTTATTAGAAACTCTGAATTCAGCTATGATTGTAGTAGTGGCTGGCAGAAATGAAGACTTGCTAGATACTTTATCAGATTTAACAGATAGCCCTCATGTGAGATTACGTAAATTAGGCACAATTGATTATGTAGATGACTTGATTGTAGCTAGCGATCTAATTATTACTAAAGCTGGAGGATTGATTACCAGTGAAATTTTAGCACGGGGTACACCCACAATTATTGTCGATCCCCTTCCCGGTCAAGAAGAACAAAATGCAGATGTAATTGCTGCTGCTGGTGCTGGAGTACAATTGCGATTATTAGAAATGGTTGCCCCAGCAGTTAAGTATCTCTTAAATCACCCAGATAGGCTGAATCAAATGCGTCAATCTGCTTTGGAAATAGGCCAACCAAAAGCAGCTTTAAACATAGCTGAACGTATTTTATCAGATTGGCGATCGCGTACCAAAATGTTACAACCTAGTAATAGTTAA